A single region of the Polyodon spathula isolate WHYD16114869_AA chromosome 5, ASM1765450v1, whole genome shotgun sequence genome encodes:
- the syt14a gene encoding synaptotagmin-14 isoform X3 codes for MLILFLYVNKKLCFENVGDLSCMDEYRTGKDLKDNDYQDGDPRGSSSESEDDVVGKYKEAVSRSQGGRATDSRHPKGYMWETRHKYSPLSAEYDGYSSEASAEDVNCIQRMRRTPPLDELQPPPYQDEDGSPRLSCTPSDLGDGKCSMSRCSGSPRHSYSKCPSEGSACHETESYLNKGYEEDVPSDSTAVLSPEDMSARGSAAQLPKPYKSEPVAKYGTLDVVFDFDSGEQRLMVTVTALTDIPALNRIGNTSWQVHLVLLPTKKQRAKTGIQRGPCPVFTETFKFNRIESEMIGNYSVRFRLYSIRRMKKEKVLGEKIFYLTKLNLQGKMSVPVTLEPCCNLTGCDSQMSTSELSCSETTSSCQTLAHSSTPEILVGLIYNATTGRLSVEVIKGSHFKNLAANRPPNGLFCCLKHLIGGQVYIIRDTYVKLTLLNSMGQEMSKCKTSIRRGQPNPIYKETFIFQVALFQLSDVTLVLSVYNKRSMKRKEMIGWISLGFNSSGEEELNHWTEMKESKGQQVCRWHSLLES; via the exons ATAACGACTACCAGGATGGGGACCCGCGAGGCTCCTCTTCGGAGAGCGAGGATGATGTGGTTGGAAAGTATAAGGAGGCGGTGTCCCGGTCCCAGGGAGGACGCGCCACAGACAGCCGGCACCCGAAGGGATACATGTGGGAGACCAGGCACAAATACAGCCCGCTGTCTGCAGAGTACGACGGCTACAGCAGTGAGGCATCAGCTGAGGATG TGAACTGTATCCAGAGGATGAGGCGCACACCCCCTCTGGATGAGCTCCAGCCACCCCCCTACCAGGACGAAGACGGCTCCCCGCGCCTGTCCTGCACCCCCTCTGACCTTGGGGACGGCAAGTGCAGTATGTCCCGCTGCAGCGGCAGCCCCCGGCACTCTTATAGCAAGTGTCCCAGTGAGGGCAGCGCCTGCCACGAGACAGAGAGCTACCTCAACAAGGGCTATGAGGAGGACGTCCCCAGCGACAGCACCGCCGTCCTCAGCCCTGAG GACATGTCCGCCCGTGGCTCTGCTGCTCAGCTTCCAAAACCCTACAAATCGGAGCCAGTGGCTAAATACGGCACTCTGGACGTGGTGTTTGATTTCGACTCGGGGGAGCAGAGGCTTATGGTAACGGTGACAGCACTGACTGACATCCCTGCGCTCAACCGCATAGGCAACACCTCCTGGCAGGTGCACCTGGTCCTGCTGCCCACCAAGAAGCAGCGAGCAAAGACGGGCATCCAGCGAGGACCCTGCCCCGTCTTCACTGAGACCTTCAAGTTTAATCGCATCGAGTCAGAAATGATTGGCAACTACTCTGTGCGATTCCGGCTGTACAGCATCCGCCGCATGAAGAAGGAGAAGGTGCTGGGAGAGAAGATCTTCTACCTCACCAAGCTCAACCTGCAGGGGAAGATGTCGGTCCCTGTCACCCTGGAGCCTTGCTGTAATCTCACT GGCTGTGACTCTCAGATGAGCACCTCAGAGTTGTCCTGCAGTGAAACCACCTCATCCTGCCAGACGCTGGCTCACAGCTCCACGCCGGAGATCCTTGTAGGCCTCATCTACAACGCCACCACTGGCAGGCTCTCGGTAGAAGTCATTAAAGGCAGCCACTTCAAAAACCTGGCAGCCAATAGACCACCCA ATGGGCTGTTCTGTTGTCTAAAACACTTGATAGGTGGACAGGTTTATATAATCCGAG ATACCTATGTTAAGCTAACCTTGTTGAACTCTATGGGACAAGAAATGTCCAAGTGTAAGACATCCATCCGGCGTGGCCAGCCCAACCCCATCTACAAGGAGACTTTCATTTTCCAAGTGGCGCTATTCCAGCTGTCTGATGTGACTCTTGTTCTCTCTGTCTACAACAAGCGGAGCATGAAACGTAAGGAGATGATTGGCTGGATCTCCCTGGGTTTCAACAGCTCGGGGGAAGAGGAGCTCAACCACTGGACTGAGATGAAGGAATCAAAAGGACAACAAGTGTGTCGGTGGCACTCCCTGCTAGAATCCTAA
- the syt14a gene encoding synaptotagmin-14 isoform X2 — MLILFLYVNKKLCFENVGDLSCMDEYRTGKDLKDNDYQDGDPRGSSSESEDDVVGKYKEAVSRSQGGRATDSRHPKGYMWETRHKYSPLSAEYDGYSSEASAEDVNCIQRMRRTPPLDELQPPPYQDEDGSPRLSCTPSDLGDGKCSMSRCSGSPRHSYSKCPSEGSACHETESYLNKGYEEDVPSDSTAVLSPEDMSARGSAAQLPKPYKSEPVAKYGTLDVVFDFDSGEQRLMVTVTALTDIPALNRIGNTSWQVHLVLLPTKKQRAKTGIQRGPCPVFTETFKFNRIESEMIGNYSVRFRLYSIRRMKKEKVLGEKIFYLTKLNLQGKMSVPVTLEPCCNLTQGCDSQMSTSELSCSETTSSCQTLAHSSTPEILVGLIYNATTGRLSVEVIKGSHFKNLAANRPPNGLFCCLKHLIGGQVYIIRDTYVKLTLLNSMGQEMSKCKTSIRRGQPNPIYKETFIFQVALFQLSDVTLVLSVYNKRSMKRKEMIGWISLGFNSSGEEELNHWTEMKESKGQQVCRWHSLLES; from the exons ATAACGACTACCAGGATGGGGACCCGCGAGGCTCCTCTTCGGAGAGCGAGGATGATGTGGTTGGAAAGTATAAGGAGGCGGTGTCCCGGTCCCAGGGAGGACGCGCCACAGACAGCCGGCACCCGAAGGGATACATGTGGGAGACCAGGCACAAATACAGCCCGCTGTCTGCAGAGTACGACGGCTACAGCAGTGAGGCATCAGCTGAGGATG TGAACTGTATCCAGAGGATGAGGCGCACACCCCCTCTGGATGAGCTCCAGCCACCCCCCTACCAGGACGAAGACGGCTCCCCGCGCCTGTCCTGCACCCCCTCTGACCTTGGGGACGGCAAGTGCAGTATGTCCCGCTGCAGCGGCAGCCCCCGGCACTCTTATAGCAAGTGTCCCAGTGAGGGCAGCGCCTGCCACGAGACAGAGAGCTACCTCAACAAGGGCTATGAGGAGGACGTCCCCAGCGACAGCACCGCCGTCCTCAGCCCTGAG GACATGTCCGCCCGTGGCTCTGCTGCTCAGCTTCCAAAACCCTACAAATCGGAGCCAGTGGCTAAATACGGCACTCTGGACGTGGTGTTTGATTTCGACTCGGGGGAGCAGAGGCTTATGGTAACGGTGACAGCACTGACTGACATCCCTGCGCTCAACCGCATAGGCAACACCTCCTGGCAGGTGCACCTGGTCCTGCTGCCCACCAAGAAGCAGCGAGCAAAGACGGGCATCCAGCGAGGACCCTGCCCCGTCTTCACTGAGACCTTCAAGTTTAATCGCATCGAGTCAGAAATGATTGGCAACTACTCTGTGCGATTCCGGCTGTACAGCATCCGCCGCATGAAGAAGGAGAAGGTGCTGGGAGAGAAGATCTTCTACCTCACCAAGCTCAACCTGCAGGGGAAGATGTCGGTCCCTGTCACCCTGGAGCCTTGCTGTAATCTCACT CAGGGCTGTGACTCTCAGATGAGCACCTCAGAGTTGTCCTGCAGTGAAACCACCTCATCCTGCCAGACGCTGGCTCACAGCTCCACGCCGGAGATCCTTGTAGGCCTCATCTACAACGCCACCACTGGCAGGCTCTCGGTAGAAGTCATTAAAGGCAGCCACTTCAAAAACCTGGCAGCCAATAGACCACCCA ATGGGCTGTTCTGTTGTCTAAAACACTTGATAGGTGGACAGGTTTATATAATCCGAG ATACCTATGTTAAGCTAACCTTGTTGAACTCTATGGGACAAGAAATGTCCAAGTGTAAGACATCCATCCGGCGTGGCCAGCCCAACCCCATCTACAAGGAGACTTTCATTTTCCAAGTGGCGCTATTCCAGCTGTCTGATGTGACTCTTGTTCTCTCTGTCTACAACAAGCGGAGCATGAAACGTAAGGAGATGATTGGCTGGATCTCCCTGGGTTTCAACAGCTCGGGGGAAGAGGAGCTCAACCACTGGACTGAGATGAAGGAATCAAAAGGACAACAAGTGTGTCGGTGGCACTCCCTGCTAGAATCCTAA
- the syt14a gene encoding synaptotagmin-14 isoform X4, with translation MLILFLYVNKKLCFENVGDLSCMDEYRTGKDLKDNDYQDGDPRGSSSESEDDVVGKYKEAVSRSQGGRATDSRHPKGYMWETRHKYSPLSAEYDGYSSEASAEDVNCIQRMRRTPPLDELQPPPYQDEDGSPRLSCTPSDLGDGKCSMSRCSGSPRHSYSKCPSEGSACHETESYLNKGYEEDVPSDSTAVLSPEDMSARGSAAQLPKPYKSEPVAKYGTLDVVFDFDSGEQRLMVTVTALTDIPALNRIGNTSWQVHLVLLPTKKQRAKTGIQRGPCPVFTETFKFNRIESEMIGNYSVRFRLYSIRRMKKEKVLGEKIFYLTKLNLQGKMSVPVTLEPCCNLTGCDSQMSTSELSCSETTSSCQTLAHSSTPEILVGLIYNATTGRLSVEVIKGSHFKNLAANRPPNTYVKLTLLNSMGQEMSKCKTSIRRGQPNPIYKETFIFQVALFQLSDVTLVLSVYNKRSMKRKEMIGWISLGFNSSGEEELNHWTEMKESKGQQVCRWHSLLES, from the exons ATAACGACTACCAGGATGGGGACCCGCGAGGCTCCTCTTCGGAGAGCGAGGATGATGTGGTTGGAAAGTATAAGGAGGCGGTGTCCCGGTCCCAGGGAGGACGCGCCACAGACAGCCGGCACCCGAAGGGATACATGTGGGAGACCAGGCACAAATACAGCCCGCTGTCTGCAGAGTACGACGGCTACAGCAGTGAGGCATCAGCTGAGGATG TGAACTGTATCCAGAGGATGAGGCGCACACCCCCTCTGGATGAGCTCCAGCCACCCCCCTACCAGGACGAAGACGGCTCCCCGCGCCTGTCCTGCACCCCCTCTGACCTTGGGGACGGCAAGTGCAGTATGTCCCGCTGCAGCGGCAGCCCCCGGCACTCTTATAGCAAGTGTCCCAGTGAGGGCAGCGCCTGCCACGAGACAGAGAGCTACCTCAACAAGGGCTATGAGGAGGACGTCCCCAGCGACAGCACCGCCGTCCTCAGCCCTGAG GACATGTCCGCCCGTGGCTCTGCTGCTCAGCTTCCAAAACCCTACAAATCGGAGCCAGTGGCTAAATACGGCACTCTGGACGTGGTGTTTGATTTCGACTCGGGGGAGCAGAGGCTTATGGTAACGGTGACAGCACTGACTGACATCCCTGCGCTCAACCGCATAGGCAACACCTCCTGGCAGGTGCACCTGGTCCTGCTGCCCACCAAGAAGCAGCGAGCAAAGACGGGCATCCAGCGAGGACCCTGCCCCGTCTTCACTGAGACCTTCAAGTTTAATCGCATCGAGTCAGAAATGATTGGCAACTACTCTGTGCGATTCCGGCTGTACAGCATCCGCCGCATGAAGAAGGAGAAGGTGCTGGGAGAGAAGATCTTCTACCTCACCAAGCTCAACCTGCAGGGGAAGATGTCGGTCCCTGTCACCCTGGAGCCTTGCTGTAATCTCACT GGCTGTGACTCTCAGATGAGCACCTCAGAGTTGTCCTGCAGTGAAACCACCTCATCCTGCCAGACGCTGGCTCACAGCTCCACGCCGGAGATCCTTGTAGGCCTCATCTACAACGCCACCACTGGCAGGCTCTCGGTAGAAGTCATTAAAGGCAGCCACTTCAAAAACCTGGCAGCCAATAGACCACCCA ATACCTATGTTAAGCTAACCTTGTTGAACTCTATGGGACAAGAAATGTCCAAGTGTAAGACATCCATCCGGCGTGGCCAGCCCAACCCCATCTACAAGGAGACTTTCATTTTCCAAGTGGCGCTATTCCAGCTGTCTGATGTGACTCTTGTTCTCTCTGTCTACAACAAGCGGAGCATGAAACGTAAGGAGATGATTGGCTGGATCTCCCTGGGTTTCAACAGCTCGGGGGAAGAGGAGCTCAACCACTGGACTGAGATGAAGGAATCAAAAGGACAACAAGTGTGTCGGTGGCACTCCCTGCTAGAATCCTAA
- the syt14a gene encoding synaptotagmin-14 isoform X1, translating into MLILFLYVNKKLCFENVGDLSCMDEYRTGKDLKDNDYQDGDPRGSSSESEDDVVGKYKEAVSRSQGGRATDSRHPKGYMWETRHKYSPLSAEYDGYSSEASAEDVNCIQRMRRTPPLDELQPPPYQDEDGSPRLSCTPSDLGDGKCSMSRCSGSPRHSYSKCPSEGSACHETESYLNKGYEEDVPSDSTAVLSPEDMSARGSAAQLPKPYKSEPVAKYGTLDVVFDFDSGEQRLMVTVTALTDIPALNRIGNTSWQVHLVLLPTKKQRAKTGIQRGPCPVFTETFKFNRIESEMIGNYSVRFRLYSIRRMKKEKVLGEKIFYLTKLNLQGKMSVPVTLEPCCNLTQGCDSQMSTSELSCSETTSSCQTLAHSSTPEILVGLIYNATTGRLSVEVIKGSHFKNLAANRPPNTYVKLTLLNSMGQEMSKCKTSIRRGQPNPIYKETFIFQVALFQLSDVTLVLSVYNKRSMKRKEMIGWISLGFNSSGEEELNHWTEMKESKGQQVCRWHSLLES; encoded by the exons ATAACGACTACCAGGATGGGGACCCGCGAGGCTCCTCTTCGGAGAGCGAGGATGATGTGGTTGGAAAGTATAAGGAGGCGGTGTCCCGGTCCCAGGGAGGACGCGCCACAGACAGCCGGCACCCGAAGGGATACATGTGGGAGACCAGGCACAAATACAGCCCGCTGTCTGCAGAGTACGACGGCTACAGCAGTGAGGCATCAGCTGAGGATG TGAACTGTATCCAGAGGATGAGGCGCACACCCCCTCTGGATGAGCTCCAGCCACCCCCCTACCAGGACGAAGACGGCTCCCCGCGCCTGTCCTGCACCCCCTCTGACCTTGGGGACGGCAAGTGCAGTATGTCCCGCTGCAGCGGCAGCCCCCGGCACTCTTATAGCAAGTGTCCCAGTGAGGGCAGCGCCTGCCACGAGACAGAGAGCTACCTCAACAAGGGCTATGAGGAGGACGTCCCCAGCGACAGCACCGCCGTCCTCAGCCCTGAG GACATGTCCGCCCGTGGCTCTGCTGCTCAGCTTCCAAAACCCTACAAATCGGAGCCAGTGGCTAAATACGGCACTCTGGACGTGGTGTTTGATTTCGACTCGGGGGAGCAGAGGCTTATGGTAACGGTGACAGCACTGACTGACATCCCTGCGCTCAACCGCATAGGCAACACCTCCTGGCAGGTGCACCTGGTCCTGCTGCCCACCAAGAAGCAGCGAGCAAAGACGGGCATCCAGCGAGGACCCTGCCCCGTCTTCACTGAGACCTTCAAGTTTAATCGCATCGAGTCAGAAATGATTGGCAACTACTCTGTGCGATTCCGGCTGTACAGCATCCGCCGCATGAAGAAGGAGAAGGTGCTGGGAGAGAAGATCTTCTACCTCACCAAGCTCAACCTGCAGGGGAAGATGTCGGTCCCTGTCACCCTGGAGCCTTGCTGTAATCTCACT CAGGGCTGTGACTCTCAGATGAGCACCTCAGAGTTGTCCTGCAGTGAAACCACCTCATCCTGCCAGACGCTGGCTCACAGCTCCACGCCGGAGATCCTTGTAGGCCTCATCTACAACGCCACCACTGGCAGGCTCTCGGTAGAAGTCATTAAAGGCAGCCACTTCAAAAACCTGGCAGCCAATAGACCACCCA ATACCTATGTTAAGCTAACCTTGTTGAACTCTATGGGACAAGAAATGTCCAAGTGTAAGACATCCATCCGGCGTGGCCAGCCCAACCCCATCTACAAGGAGACTTTCATTTTCCAAGTGGCGCTATTCCAGCTGTCTGATGTGACTCTTGTTCTCTCTGTCTACAACAAGCGGAGCATGAAACGTAAGGAGATGATTGGCTGGATCTCCCTGGGTTTCAACAGCTCGGGGGAAGAGGAGCTCAACCACTGGACTGAGATGAAGGAATCAAAAGGACAACAAGTGTGTCGGTGGCACTCCCTGCTAGAATCCTAA